The Salinibaculum sp. SYNS191 genome has a window encoding:
- a CDS encoding potassium transporter TrkA, whose amino-acid sequence MPAATSAVERATALVAQMGGLAILAATLAAVTALVYRWYVRELVPRGLPLLVGLSGVAIHLNTTAALGQVINETATPTEAEQALFNIAAFAIAAGGAAIGRRVGDQFGTDVLLGDGFTDVEGDVGRLVKSVGRVVTVELPEDIDDVTGYDPVPEETKAKLAGRSFLFPRRLTVGELRERLVHRLKTDYAVGHVDVELADDGTVEYLALGSRAAGIGPTLPPATNAVAIRADPAFAASAGDLVQVWETDPMRRVLTAELRGVADETVTIAIDAADTPKVDSSTEYRLVTLPVTDRPDREFASLLRAAEETFSSVAVEAGSPLHGLPVGALALAVVAVQPEDGEAVALPESSYVLAPGDIVSAIARPDALRRLETAGEALDPSVVRRPEASHSPGNRTGTDAPETATEDEDESVQAGTSEREAPEADAAESETGATSDTETVAETGGPAPADDETGETATGTDEEPTGGQAGPASFDQLKDEFESGEADWDDEADETETEETTTAEVAATDEDGDGDGDGDGDGDGDGDGDEREGETTSPQADASSFQQLKDEFESGDADWDDSDAAPDDSEEDTGFEDDPNDALAEAADDLDRLLDDDGGDGEPDADDGPEAADDGLDDLAFDEEDNGTDEFALDGEDNEEDDLAALGGGEEEESLDLDFDEDDEDDSENDEDEEDEEDENDDGGENDEDDDDGGDDDSGGGGKSFQQLKEEFESGDADWEDDISDSPGGDMRLDE is encoded by the coding sequence ATGCCCGCGGCGACCTCCGCGGTCGAGCGCGCGACCGCACTCGTCGCGCAGATGGGCGGGCTGGCGATTCTCGCGGCGACGCTCGCGGCGGTGACGGCGCTCGTCTACCGCTGGTACGTCCGCGAACTCGTCCCGCGGGGGCTCCCGCTGCTGGTCGGCCTGAGCGGGGTCGCCATCCACCTCAACACGACGGCCGCGCTGGGGCAAGTCATCAACGAGACGGCGACCCCGACCGAGGCCGAGCAGGCGCTTTTCAACATCGCCGCCTTCGCTATCGCCGCGGGTGGCGCGGCCATCGGCCGGCGCGTGGGCGACCAGTTCGGGACTGACGTGTTGCTCGGCGACGGCTTCACCGACGTCGAGGGAGACGTCGGCCGCCTCGTGAAGTCCGTCGGCCGCGTCGTCACCGTCGAACTGCCGGAGGACATCGACGACGTGACCGGCTACGACCCGGTGCCCGAGGAGACGAAGGCGAAACTCGCGGGCCGAAGCTTCCTGTTCCCGCGGCGGTTGACCGTCGGCGAGTTGCGGGAGCGACTCGTCCACCGGCTGAAGACCGACTACGCCGTCGGCCACGTCGACGTGGAACTGGCCGACGACGGGACCGTCGAGTACCTGGCGCTTGGGAGCCGCGCCGCCGGCATCGGTCCGACGCTGCCGCCGGCGACCAACGCGGTCGCCATCCGCGCCGACCCCGCCTTCGCGGCCAGCGCCGGCGACCTGGTGCAGGTCTGGGAGACCGACCCGATGCGACGGGTGCTGACCGCCGAGTTGCGCGGCGTCGCCGACGAGACGGTGACAATCGCAATCGACGCCGCGGACACGCCGAAAGTCGACTCGTCCACGGAGTACCGGCTGGTCACGCTGCCGGTGACCGACCGGCCGGACCGGGAGTTCGCGTCCCTGCTCCGCGCCGCCGAGGAGACGTTCAGTTCGGTCGCCGTCGAGGCCGGGAGCCCGCTGCACGGCCTGCCAGTGGGGGCTCTCGCGCTCGCGGTGGTCGCCGTCCAGCCCGAGGACGGCGAAGCCGTGGCCCTGCCGGAGTCCTCGTACGTCCTCGCGCCCGGGGACATCGTCTCCGCAATCGCTCGACCCGACGCGCTACGCCGGCTGGAAACCGCGGGCGAGGCGCTGGACCCGTCGGTGGTCCGGCGGCCGGAGGCGTCGCACTCCCCCGGAAATCGCACGGGGACAGACGCACCGGAGACAGCGACCGAGGACGAAGACGAGTCGGTGCAAGCCGGAACGTCCGAACGGGAGGCTCCCGAGGCGGACGCAGCGGAGAGCGAGACGGGGGCGACCAGCGATACCGAGACGGTCGCAGAGACCGGAGGACCGGCCCCTGCCGACGACGAGACTGGCGAGACGGCGACGGGGACCGACGAGGAACCGACCGGCGGCCAGGCGGGACCGGCGTCGTTCGACCAGTTGAAAGACGAGTTCGAGTCCGGCGAGGCCGACTGGGACGACGAGGCCGACGAAACCGAAACGGAGGAGACAACGACTGCCGAAGTGGCCGCCACCGACGAAGACGGAGACGGAGACGGAGACGGAGACGGAGACGGAGACGGAGACGGAGACGGAGACGAAAGAGAGGGGGAGACGACGAGCCCGCAGGCCGACGCCAGTTCGTTCCAGCAGTTGAAAGACGAGTTCGAGTCCGGTGACGCCGACTGGGACGACAGCGACGCGGCCCCGGACGACTCGGAGGAAGATACGGGATTCGAGGACGACCCGAACGACGCCCTCGCCGAGGCCGCGGACGACCTGGACCGGCTGCTGGACGACGATGGCGGTGACGGCGAACCCGACGCGGACGACGGGCCGGAGGCAGCCGACGACGGACTCGACGACCTCGCCTTCGACGAGGAGGACAACGGGACGGACGAGTTCGCCCTCGACGGGGAGGACAACGAGGAGGACGACCTCGCGGCGCTGGGCGGCGGGGAGGAAGAAGAGAGTCTCGACCTCGACTTCGACGAGGACGACGAGGACGACAGCGAGAACGACGAAGACGAAGAAGACGAAGAAGACGAAAACGACGACGGCGGCGAGAACGACGAGGACGACGACGACGGCGGTGACGACGACAGCGGTGGCGGCGGCAAGTCCTTCCAGCAGTTGAAAGAGGAGTTCGAGAGCGGCGACGCCGACTGGGAGGACGACATCTCTGACAGTCCCGGCGGCGACATGCGCCTCGACGAGTAA
- a CDS encoding potassium channel family protein — translation MAALPVEILLGIYLGLLVGVIPALIAWTLGFIFKYVTGVTLPGFGVSILAIAMAGVNGGLLALADESITSNANAPRIVTAIIIVGMLALYAHSKGDKMGETLPKRLSLSSIGPRTLSEDLADLISGGDEVRISVVGEVADMEGYPPLPEELRAELRNVERTFPADLRLDELESRLAERLQTEFDLGDVSVSIDERGRATVVAAPPFSGLSKRIGDGRHAVSVEGLVPTGLARGDEVTVITPDAQVRGTVVSAKTDTGGDTPDVEPRATEEPADEEETPKPVRAPTTAGGEGRLTVAVTRTDVQPLLRADRAKVVVESRGTRREYEVVSMLRRADKQFRRVGVRAGNALAGRTLGSANLRDAHDVAVLAVRKTEGWLLAPQATTRLEDGDELLAVGTREDLESFSDAVTASGTGPRGDD, via the coding sequence ATGGCGGCGTTGCCGGTAGAGATACTGCTCGGCATCTATCTCGGGTTGCTCGTCGGCGTCATCCCCGCACTCATCGCCTGGACGCTGGGGTTCATCTTCAAGTACGTCACCGGGGTGACTCTCCCCGGATTCGGCGTCTCGATTCTGGCGATCGCGATGGCAGGGGTCAACGGCGGCCTCCTGGCACTCGCCGACGAGTCGATTACCAGCAACGCCAACGCGCCGCGCATCGTCACGGCCATCATCATCGTGGGGATGCTGGCCCTGTACGCCCACAGCAAGGGCGATAAGATGGGCGAGACGCTCCCGAAACGGCTCTCGCTGTCCAGCATCGGCCCGCGGACGCTCTCGGAAGACCTGGCAGACCTCATCAGCGGCGGCGACGAGGTGCGCATCAGCGTCGTCGGTGAGGTGGCGGACATGGAGGGATACCCGCCCCTCCCGGAGGAGCTACGGGCGGAACTGCGCAACGTCGAACGCACCTTCCCCGCCGACCTGCGGCTGGACGAACTCGAATCCCGGCTGGCCGAACGGCTGCAGACGGAGTTCGACCTCGGGGACGTGTCGGTCTCCATCGACGAGCGCGGGCGTGCGACTGTCGTCGCCGCACCACCCTTCTCCGGGCTGTCCAAGCGCATCGGCGACGGCCGCCACGCCGTCTCTGTGGAGGGGCTGGTTCCCACGGGCCTGGCACGCGGCGACGAAGTGACGGTCATCACCCCGGACGCGCAGGTCCGCGGGACCGTCGTGAGCGCGAAGACGGACACAGGCGGCGACACGCCGGACGTCGAACCGCGGGCGACCGAGGAACCGGCCGACGAGGAGGAGACGCCGAAACCGGTCCGGGCACCGACGACGGCGGGCGGCGAGGGTCGGTTGACCGTCGCGGTGACGCGGACGGACGTCCAGCCGCTGCTGCGGGCCGACCGGGCGAAGGTTGTCGTCGAGTCCCGCGGCACCCGCCGCGAGTACGAGGTGGTCTCGATGCTGCGGCGGGCGGACAAGCAGTTCCGCCGCGTCGGCGTCCGCGCCGGCAACGCGCTGGCGGGACGCACCCTCGGCTCGGCTAACCTCCGCGACGCCCACGACGTGGCGGTGCTGGCAGTCAGGAAGACGGAGGGGTGGCTGCTGGCCCCGCAGGCGACGACGCGACTGGAGGACGGCGACGAACTGCTGGCGGTCGGGACCCGCGAGGACCTGGAGTCGTTCAGCGACGCGGTGACTGCCAGCGGGACGGGACCGAGGGGTGACGACTGA